In one Brienomyrus brachyistius isolate T26 chromosome 12, BBRACH_0.4, whole genome shotgun sequence genomic region, the following are encoded:
- the si:ch211-119e14.1 gene encoding myelin transcription factor 1-like protein codes for MNDSKHPTFTVIFLIFLLVILIVALIYLYKKLNREADGKYTVHELIYGEDGARQRLQSGVQALENFLGIQIWPRKREDADGEDVEEQREEHQEDRVEVPDIEKCQEHDAKSLDEKAEEDSDDYSSMEGVDLQERAKLKENKEEGEKEEEEGEGGGTASGVGGGLLVDLKQFSGSVIWQEEAKTEVTVDSCDMTAL; via the coding sequence ATGAATGACTCAAAACATCCTACGTTCACTGTGATATTCCTGATTTTCCTGCTGGTCATTCTCATTGTGGCTCTGATATACCTGTATAAGAAGCTGAACCGGGAAGCAGATGGCAAGTACACGGTGCATGAGCTCATCTATGGTGAGGATGGGGCCAGGCAACGCCTGCAGAGTGGCGTCCAGGCCCTCGAAAACTTCCTGGGAATCCAGATTTGGCCCCGCAAAAGAGAAGACGCAGATGGAGAAGACGTAGAGGAACAGAGAGAGGAACATCAGGAGGACAGAGTGGAGGTTCCTGACATTGAGAAGTGTCAAGAGCATGATGCAAAGAGCCTGGACGAAAAGGCAGAAGAGGACTCTGATGACTATTCCAGCATGGAAGGGGTCGACCTGCAAGAAAGGGCAAAGCTGAAGGAGAACAAggaggagggagagaaagaggaagaggagggtgaAGGAGGTGGTACTGCCTCGGGGGTTGGTGGTGGACTTTTGGTGGACTTGAAGCAGTTTTCAGGTAGCGTAATCTGGCAGGAGGAGGCGAAGACTGAAGTGACGGTAGACAGCTGTGACATGACTGCCCTGTGA